Proteins encoded within one genomic window of Oryza glaberrima chromosome 12, OglaRS2, whole genome shotgun sequence:
- the LOC127758202 gene encoding LOW QUALITY PROTEIN: K(+) efflux antiporter 3, chloroplastic (The sequence of the model RefSeq protein was modified relative to this genomic sequence to represent the inferred CDS: inserted 2 bases in 1 codon): MAAAAAAAPRHHHHHVVVGSSRSAPVSVSVCVRRWCGGGSSSALLRVGMIGGASASSAEGRRGRRALRVRAASGMDIASAVEVINDLGFDTLTFLGVTVLVVPAFRVVKASPILGFFCAGVVLNQFGLIRNLTDVKLLSEWGILFLLFEMGLELSLSRLKALARYAFGMGLPQVLLSTLAFTAFELPPNGAIGTKILQFLFDSRPDLVNIRSVDEAIVIGAALSLSSSAFVLQLLAEKGELPTRFGSATLGILLLQDIAVVPLLVILPVLESQNVVEQSVWPMLLAESLKALGGLGLLSLGGKYLIRRIFEFVAESRSSEAFVALCLLTVSGTSLLTQWLGFSDTLGAFLAGAILAETNFRTQIEADIRPFRGLLLGLFFVTTGTSIDMELLIREWPNVLSLLGGLIAIKTLIITAIGPRVGLTLQESVRIGLLLSQGGEFGFVVFSLANRLGVLPLELNKLLIIVVVLSMALTPLLNEIGRRAAGIIDEKSETKEKPAEMVNYDATEPIVILGFGEMGKVLAKFLSAPLSFGLDKDAEGWPYVAFDLNPAVVKSARKSGFPVLYGDGSRPLVLQSAGVSSPKAVMVMYTGKEKTIEAVNRLRQAFPGVPMYARAQDMSHLLDLKKAGATEVVLENAETSLQLGSMLLRGLGVMSDDVSFFSKLVRDSMELQAQEALNNIENREIDIMKPLEIRISDLVERNGNGSRMIAQEDSLRLSSRPNIPLIEATLEDRIPETTVENDQTGYDFSNIDSEDGVKYCLLEASDDEXAKPPIQARK; encoded by the exons atggcggccgcggcggcggcggccccgcggcaccaccaccaccacgtcgtcgtcggcagcaGCCGCTCTGCGCCCGTGTCGGTGTCGGTGTGCGTGCGGCGGTGGTGCGGGGgcgggtcgtcgtcggcgttgcTGCGGGTGGGGATGATCGGGGGCGCCTCCGCGTCgtcggcggaggggcggcggggtAGGAGGGCGCTCCGGGTGCGCGCGGCGTCCGGGATGGACATCGCGAGCGCGGTGGAGGTGATCAACGACCTGGGGTTCGACACGCTCACCTTCCTCGGCGTCACCGTGCTGGTCGTCCCGGCCTTCCGCGTCGTCAAGGCCAGCCCA ATTCTTGGCTTCTTCTGCGCCGGCGTCGTGCTCAACCAGTTCGGCCTCATCAGGAACCTCACTGATGTCAAGCTCCTCTCCGAGTGGGGGATTCTCTTCCTG TTGTTTGAGATGGGGCTGGAGCTCTCACTGTCTCGCCTTAAGGCTCTTGCCAGATACGCCTTTGGGATGGGTTTGCCTCAG GTTCTTTTGTCAACCCTTGCTTTCACGGCGTTCGAGCTTCCTCCTAATGGTGCTATTGGAACCAAGATTTTGCAGTTCCTCTTTGATTCAAGACCTGATCTG GTGAATATCAGGAGCGTTGATGAAGCAATAGTAATTGGGGCTGCCCTCTCACTATCTTCATCTGCTTTTGTCCTTCAG CTTCTTGCTGAGAAAGGTGAACTCCCAACAAGATTTGGCTCAGCTACACTGGGAATCCTCCTCCTGCAG GATATTGCTGTTGTTCCTCTCTTGGTCATACTCCCTGTGCTAGAGAGTCAG AATGTGGTGGAGCAAAGTGTGTGGCCAATGTTATTAGCTGAAAGTCTAAAAGCACTCGGTGGACTTGGCCTACTTTCCCTTGGAGGGAAATACCTCATCAGACGCATCTTCGAG TTTGTTGCAGAGTCAAGGAGCTCAGAAGCATTTGTTGCACTCTGTCTTCTTACGGTTTCAGGAACATCCCTTCTCACGCAATGGTTGGGATTTAGTGATACA TTAGGTGCATTTCTGGCTGGGGCCATTCTTGCAGAGACAAATTTCCGTACCCAAATTGAAGCTGACATAAGGCCATTCAGAGGTTTGCTGCTTGGGTTGTTCTTTGTGACTACAGGAACTTCTATTGACATGGAG CTTCTCATCCGGGAGTGGCCTAATGTTCTGTCACTGTTGGGAGGCCTTATTGCAATCAAGACATTGATAATTACTGCAATAGGCCCAAGAGTTGGGCTAACTCTTCAAGAAAGCGTAAGGATAGGATTGCTGCTTTCTCAGGGAGGAGAATTTGGTTTTGTGGTGTTTTCGTTGGCAAACAG GCTTGGTGTCCTACCACTTGAGTTGAATAAACTGCTCATCATTGTTGTTGTACTGTCTATGGCGCTAACTCCATTACTCAATGAAATTGGAAGAAGGGCAGCAGGGATCATCGATGAGAAATCAGAAACAAAAGAA AAACCAGCTGAGATGGTGAATTATGATGCCACTGAACCTATTGTGATTCTCGGTTTTGGAGAAATGGGAAAG gtcCTTGCAAAGTTTTTGTCTGCACCATTATCTTTTGGGCTTGACAAAGATGCGGAAGGTTGGCCATATGTTGCATTTGATCTAAATCCTGCGGTCGTAAAG TCAGCTAGAAAATCAGGCTTTCCAGTGCTATATGGAGATGGCTCACGCCCTCTTGTTCTGCAATCTGCCGGCGTATCTTCTCCGAAAGCTGTCATGGTCATGTATACTGGAAAGGAAAAGACAATTGAGGCTGTCAACAGATTGCGGCAAGCTTTTCCTGGC GTTCCAATGTATGCAAGGGCTCAAGACATGTCACATTTGTTAGATCTAAAGAAAGCAGGTGCAACAGAAGTTGTTCTGGAAAACGCTGAG ACTAGCTTGCAACTAGGCTCGATGCTTTTGAGAGGACTGGGTGTCATGTCTGATGATGTATCCTTCTTTAGTAAGCTTGTGAGAGACTCAATGGAGTTACAAGCTCAGGAAGCACTCAACAACATCGAAAATCGAGAAATTGATATCATGAAGCCACTTGAG ATAAGAATATCAGACTTGGTTGAGCGCAATGGGAATGGTTCAAGAATGATAGCCCAGGAGGATTCACTAAGACTAAGTAGTCGCCCAAACATACCACTAATTGAAGCAACTCTAGAGGACCGAATACCCGAAACTACAGTGGAAAATGACCAGACTGGATATGACTTCAGCAACATAGATTCTGAAGATGGTGTCAAATATTGTCTCTTGGAAGCTAGTGATGACGA AGCGAAGCCTCCAATTCAAGCAAGGAAATGA
- the LOC127757120 gene encoding serine/threonine-protein phosphatase BSL2 homolog, with the protein MDVDSRMTTESDSDSDAAAQGGGGGGGGGFGSETSSASPSAPGTPTAMGAGGGAAPIAAAAAAVAAAASAAVVAGPRPAPGYTVVNAAMEKKEDGPGCRCGHTLTAVPAVGEEGAPGYVGPRLILFGGATALEGNSATPPSSAGSAGIRLAGATADVHCYDVSSNKWSRLTPVGEPPSPRAAHVATAVGTMVVIQGGIGPAGLSAEDLHVLDLTQQRPRWHRVVVQGPGPGPRYGHVMALVGQRFLLTIGGNDGKRPLADVWALDTAAKPYEWRKLEPEGEGPPPCMYATASARSDGLLLLCGGRDANSVPLASAYGLAKHRDGRWEWAIAPGVSPSPRYQHAAVFVNARLHVSGGALGGGRMVEDSSSVAVLDTAAGVWCDTKSVVTTPRTGRYSADAAGGDASVELTRRCRHAAAAVGDMIYVYGGLRGGVLLDDLLVAEDLAAAETTNAANQAAAIAAASDIQAGREPGRYAYNDEQTGQPATVTSPDGAVVLGTPVAAPVNGDMYTDISPENAVIQGQRRMSKGVDYLVEASAAEAEAISATLAAVKARQVNGDAEHSPDREQSPDATPSVKQNASLIKPDYALSNNSTPPPGVRLHHRAVVVAAETGGALGGMVRQLSIDQFENEGRRVIYGTPESATAARKLLDRQMSINSVPKKVIASLLKPRGWKPPVRRQFFLDCNEIADLCDSAERIFSSEPSVLQLKAPIKIFGDLHGQFGDLMRLFDEYGAPSTAGDIAYIDYLFLGDYVDRGQHSLETITLLLALKVEYPLNVHLIRGNHEAADINALFGFRIECIERMGERDGIWTWHRMNRLFNWLPLAALIEKKIICMHGGIGRSINHVEQIENLQRPITMEAGSVVLMDLLWSDPTENDSVEGLRPNARGPGLVTFGPDRVMEFCNNNDLQLIVRAHECVMDGFERFAQGHLITLFSATNYCGTANNAGAILVLGRDLVVVPKLIHPLPPAITSPETSPEHHLEDTWMQELNANRPPTPTRGRPQAANNDRGSLAWI; encoded by the exons ATGGACGTGGACTCGAGGATGACGACGGAGTCGGACTCCGACTCGGACGCCGCGGCgcaggggggaggaggaggaggaggaggagggttcgGGAGCGAGACCTCCTCGGCGTCGCCCTCGGCGCCCGGGACGCCCACGGCTATGGGGGCAGGAGGGGGAGCTGCTCctatcgctgctgctgctgctgctgtcgctgccgccgcgtcggcggcggtggtggcgggcccGAGGCCCGCGCCGGGGTACACGGTGGTGAACGCGGcgatggagaagaaggaggacgGGCCCGGGTGCCGGTGCGGCCACACGCTCACCGCGGTGCCGGCCGTCGGGGAGGAGGGCGCGCCGGGGTACGTGGGGCCGCGGCTGATCCTcttcggcggcgccaccgcgctcGAGGGGAACTCCGCCACGCCGCCATCCTCGGCCGGGAGCGCCGGAATCC GTCTTGCTGGTGCTACTGCAGATGTCCACTGCTACGATGTTTCATCGAATAAGTGGAGCAG GCTTACTCCAGTTGGTGAACCTCCTTCACCAAGAGCGGCACATGTAGCGACTGCTGTTGGCACCATGGTGGTCATTCAG GGTGGGATAGGCCCTGCTGGTTTATCTGCAGAAGACCTTCATGTTCTGGATCTTACACAACAACGACCGCGATGGCACAG AGTGGTGGTTCAAGGGCCTGGCCCTGGTCCTCGATATGGACATGTGATGGCTTTGGTTGGGCAGCGTTTCTTGTTGACAATTGGTGGAAATGATG GAAAGAGGCCCCTGGCTGATGTGTGGGCCCTTGATACAGCAGCTAAGCCATATGAGTGGAGGAAACTTGAACCAGAAGGTGAAGGACCACCCCCATGCAT GTATGCAACTGCAAGTGCCCGTTCTGATGGACTTCTATTACTTTGTGGTGGAAGGGATGCTAATAGTGTG CCCTTAGCAAGTGCATATGGCCTTGCAAAACACAGGGATGGACGCTGGGAGTGGGCAATCGCCCCTGGTGTCTCTCCATCACCCAGATATCAACATGCAGCT GTTTTCGTCAATGCACGACTTCATGTCTCAGGAGGGGCCCTTGGAGGCGGTCGAATGGTTGAAGACTCCTCAAGTGTTGCAG TGTTGGATACTGCTGCTGGAGTGTGGTGTGATACAAAATCAGTAGTTACTACTCCAAGGACAGGAAGATATAGTGCAGATGCTGCAGGCGGTGATGCTTCTGTAGAGCTTACACGGCGGTGCAGGCATGCAGCTGCTGCAGTTGGTGATATGATATATGTTTATGGAGGTCTACGGGGAG GTGTGCTGCTAGATGACCTTCTTGTTGCCGAAGATCTTGCTGCTGCTGAAACAACAAACGCAGCAAATCAGGCAGCTGCAATTGCTGCAGCCTCTGATATACAAGCTGGAAGAGAACCTGGTAGGTATGCCTACAATGATGAACAAACAGGGCAGCCAGCTACAGTAACATCTCCTGATGGAGCTGTGGTTCTTGGAACTCCAGTTGCTGCTCCCGTTAATGGGGACATGTATACTGATATTAGCCCTGAGAACGCTGTGATCCAGGGACAAAG GAGAATGAGCAAAGGTGTTGATTATTTGGTTGAAGCATCTGCCGCAGAGGCTGAGGCAATCAGTGCTACTTTAGCTGCTGTAAAAGCTCGGCAAGTTAATGGTGACGCAGAGCATTCACCTGACAGGGAGCAGTCTCCAGATGCCACACCAAGTGTGAAGCAAAATGCAAGCCTCATAAAACCAGACTATGCTCTTTCAAATAATTCAACACCACCTCCTGGGGTTCGGTTACACCATAGAGCA GTTGTGGTAGCAGCAGAAACCGGAGGTGCCTTAGGTGGCATGGTTAGGCAGCTCTCAATTGACCAGTTTGAAAACGAAGGTAGAAGGGTTATCTATGGCACTCCTGAGAGTGCAACTGCAGCAAGGAAGTTGCTAGATCGGCAAATGTCTATTAATAGTGTACCCAAAAAG GTAATTGCATCCCTCTTGAAACCTCGTGGTTGGAAGCCCCCTGTGCGAAGGCAGTTCTTTTTGGACTGCAATGAGATTGCAGATCTATGTGATAGTGCGGAAAGAATATTTTCAAGTGAACCAAGTGTCCTACAGCTTAAAGCTCCAATTAAGATTTTTGGTGATTTGCATGGTCAATTTGGTGACCTAATGCGCTTGTTTGATGAGTACGGTGCTCCTTCGACAGCTGGAGACATTGC TTACATCGATTATCTCTTCTTGGGAGATTACGTGGATCGTGGTCAGCATAGTTTGGAGACAATCACTCTTCTCCTTGCACTTAAG GTTGAATATCCTCTTAATGTACATTTGATTCGAGGGAATCATGAGGCCGCTGATATCAATGCTTTGTTTGGGTTCCGAATAGAGTGCATAGAGCGAATG GGTGAGCGTGATGGGATCTGGACCTGGCATCGCATGAATAGGCTATTTAATTGGCTTCCTTTGGCTGCCCTaatagagaagaaaataatCTGTATGCATGGTGGTATTGGCCGGTCTATCAATCATGTTGAACAAATTGAGAATCTTCAAAGACCAATTACCATGGAAGCAGGCTCGGTTGTTCTAATGGATCTTCTGTG GTCTGATCCAACTGAAAATGATAGTGTTGAAGGACTTAGACCAAATGCCCGTGGCCCAGGCCTTGTTACCTTTGGG CCGGACCGTGTTATGGAGTTCTGCAACAACAATGACTTACAGTTAATTGTGCGAGCACATGAGTGTGTGATGGATGGTTTTGAGCGTTTTGCTCAAGGTCACCTAATCACTCTCTTCTCAGCAACAAATTACTGCG GTACCGCAAACAACGCGGGTGCAATCTTGGTTCTAGGAAGAGATCTCGTAGTAGTTCCGAAACTCATCCATCCTTTGCCGCCTGCCATTACATCTCCCGAGACCTCTCCAGAGCATCATCTTGAGGACACATGGATGCAG GAACTAAATGCCAACAGGCCGCCAACTCCAACAAGGGGCCGCCCTCAAGCAGCAAACAATGACCGAGGCTCTCTTGCATGGATATAG